From a region of the Clostridiales bacterium genome:
- the ilvN gene encoding acetolactate synthase small subunit, with amino-acid sequence MGENLHIVSALVANKSGVLNRISGLFSKRGYNIESLSVAFTEDRNYSRMTIVVNGDDYVLEQITKQLAKLVDVKYVTQLDPDLAVHRELLLVKINATPKQRAEIESTIRLYKAKAIDLSPTSMIIELTGQSNKIDGFLQVIGEYGIIEMARTGLTALQRGAKNIKQLENYNEENK; translated from the coding sequence ATGGGTGAAAATCTGCATATTGTAAGCGCGTTAGTAGCCAATAAATCAGGCGTTTTGAATAGAATTTCGGGTTTGTTTTCAAAGCGCGGTTATAACATAGAAAGTCTTTCCGTTGCGTTTACGGAAGACAGAAATTATTCGCGCATGACCATAGTTGTTAACGGCGATGATTATGTCTTGGAACAAATCACCAAACAACTGGCCAAATTAGTGGATGTCAAGTATGTGACGCAGCTTGACCCTGACCTAGCCGTCCATCGCGAATTGCTTTTGGTTAAAATTAACGCGACGCCCAAACAGCGCGCCGAGATAGAATCCACTATCAGGCTCTACAAAGCCAAAGCCATAGATTTGTCCCCTACCTCAATGATTATAGAGCTTACGGGCCAGAGCAACAAAATAGACGGTTTTTTGCAAGTTATAGGCGAATACGGAATAATAGAAATGGCGCGCACGGGACTGACGGCGCTGCAACGCGGCGCTAAAAATATAAAACAATTGGAAAATTATAACGAGGAGAATAAATAA
- the ilvB gene encoding biosynthetic-type acetolactate synthase large subunit, which translates to MKLKGAKIVTESLINEGVDTVFCYPGGAVLDIFDELYHVQDKIRQILTCHEQGAAHAADAYARVSGKVGVVIATSGPGATNLVTGITNAYMDSVPMVAITGNVALSLLGRDSFQEVDIAGVTIPVTKHNYIVKDVKELGHIISDAFYIAKSGRPGPVLIDIPKNIQQAECDWEPIPVREVVYKKPNLNKAKAAIDIINSAKKPLLYLGGGCICSGAYQQVLELAEKIDAPVACSMMGLGAFPASHPLFLGMIGMHGHINVNFSVQECDLLIALGARFSDRVATNRDKFVKGKVVHIDIDNAEINKNINADAYILGDIKTVLTHILPYINESKKPEWVGRCDELKRTKVLKETSHKVNPKEILRSISKHTPNDQIIATDVGQHQMWTAQTCAFEKPRTFITSGGLGAMGFGMGAAIGSAIASSKRVVLITGDGSFHMNFNEVVTAVVQKLPIAIFIMNNNTLGMVRQWQKLFYKHRFSNTTLNRPTNYEYLAKAFGADYLEINDNSQIDEAVKKAVNCKMPVIVNCKIGIDENVLPMIPSGKSVSDMILEIGENNNG; encoded by the coding sequence ATGAAGTTAAAAGGCGCAAAAATTGTAACAGAGAGCTTAATTAACGAAGGCGTGGACACCGTGTTTTGCTATCCCGGCGGAGCCGTGTTGGACATCTTTGACGAGCTTTATCATGTTCAAGACAAGATTAGGCAAATTTTGACTTGCCATGAACAAGGCGCCGCGCACGCGGCGGACGCTTACGCGCGCGTAAGCGGAAAAGTAGGCGTGGTCATCGCCACAAGCGGTCCGGGCGCCACCAATTTGGTAACCGGAATCACCAACGCTTATATGGACTCTGTCCCCATGGTCGCAATCACGGGCAATGTGGCTTTGTCATTGCTGGGCAGGGACAGTTTTCAAGAGGTGGATATCGCGGGGGTCACAATTCCCGTCACCAAACATAATTATATAGTCAAAGATGTAAAAGAGCTTGGCCACATAATTTCCGACGCTTTTTATATCGCAAAAAGCGGCAGGCCAGGCCCCGTATTGATTGATATACCCAAAAACATCCAGCAAGCCGAGTGCGATTGGGAACCTATTCCCGTAAGAGAGGTTGTATATAAAAAGCCCAACCTTAACAAAGCAAAGGCCGCTATTGACATTATCAATTCGGCCAAAAAACCTTTGCTGTATTTGGGCGGCGGATGTATTTGTAGCGGAGCTTACCAACAGGTTTTGGAATTGGCGGAAAAGATTGACGCTCCCGTTGCCTGTTCTATGATGGGCTTGGGCGCTTTCCCTGCTTCCCATCCGCTGTTTTTGGGAATGATAGGCATGCACGGCCATATCAATGTCAATTTTAGCGTCCAAGAGTGCGATTTGTTAATCGCTTTGGGCGCGAGGTTTTCTGACAGGGTGGCGACCAACCGCGACAAGTTTGTAAAAGGCAAGGTCGTTCATATTGATATTGACAACGCTGAAATCAATAAAAATATAAATGCCGACGCTTATATTTTGGGCGATATTAAGACCGTCCTTACCCATATCTTGCCTTATATTAATGAAAGCAAAAAGCCTGAATGGGTTGGAAGGTGCGACGAACTAAAAAGAACTAAGGTTTTGAAGGAAACCTCCCATAAAGTAAACCCGAAAGAAATATTAAGAAGCATTAGCAAGCACACTCCAAACGACCAAATAATCGCGACCGATGTCGGACAGCACCAAATGTGGACGGCGCAAACTTGCGCTTTTGAAAAGCCGCGCACCTTTATAACAAGCGGCGGGCTTGGCGCTATGGGCTTTGGCATGGGCGCCGCGATAGGCAGCGCTATAGCGTCTTCAAAGAGAGTCGTGCTTATAACGGGCGACGGTTCTTTCCATATGAACTTTAACGAGGTGGTTACCGCCGTCGTTCAAAAGCTTCCCATTGCCATTTTTATAATGAACAACAACACTTTGGGCATGGTAAGGCAATGGCAAAAGCTGTTTTATAAACACCGCTTTTCCAATACCACCCTCAACAGACCGACTAATTATGAGTATTTGGCCAAAGCTTTCGGCGCGGATTATCTTGAGATTAATGATAATAGTCAAATTGACGAGGCGGTTAAAAAAGCCGTTAATTGCAAAATGCCCGTAATAGTCAATTGCAAAATAGGAATAGACGAGAATGTGCTGCCAATGATTCCTTCGGGCAAGAGCGTAAGCGACATGATTTTGGAAATAGGAGAAAACAACAATGGGTGA